The proteins below come from a single Dermatophilaceae bacterium Soc4.6 genomic window:
- a CDS encoding prepilin-type N-terminal cleavage/methylation domain-containing protein: MLVKKLQTLRAERERGEHGFTLIELLVVVVIIGILIAIAIPLYLNYQKGAKNSTAASDTRNAVAAVEACYAENSNAYPANPAAAPAAGAAVTLTCGSSTQTLNVSPDNVLTYNKGTTGYTVLTVAGNPGTQKYTYDSLTGKTTSAPKP; the protein is encoded by the coding sequence ATGTTGGTCAAGAAGCTCCAGACCCTGCGTGCCGAGCGCGAGCGCGGTGAGCACGGCTTCACCCTGATCGAGCTGCTTGTGGTCGTCGTGATCATCGGCATCCTCATCGCCATCGCCATCCCCCTCTACCTCAACTACCAGAAGGGTGCGAAGAACAGCACCGCTGCCTCCGACACCCGCAACGCCGTCGCGGCCGTCGAGGCCTGCTACGCCGAGAACTCCAACGCCTACCCGGCGAACCCCGCTGCGGCACCAGCAGCCGGAGCCGCGGTCACCCTGACGTGCGGGTCCTCGACTCAGACCCTCAACGTCAGCCCCGACAACGTCCTGACCTACAACAAGGGGACGACGGGCTACACCGTCCTGACCGTCGCCGGGAACCCCGGCACCCAGAAGTACACCTACGACAGCCTGACGGGCAAGACCACAAGCGCTCCGAAGCCCTGA
- the treS gene encoding maltose alpha-D-glucosyltransferase, with protein sequence MSDSPHQEGPEVEDAADAPTPEELNYDGQFYPARPARLRPRGRLRLFPWQRRVRGDGPPDGSNPAYVEWLQHESMLADAKGFATQFTGQGSMWQNPYADPDPRAAIEKAPVWFTAYPISMITRTGSSFLGTLGDPDLWAAFARVGISAVHTGPVKKAGGISGWDLTPSVDGHFDRISTQFDEEFGTEDEFRLMCDVATEHSGTVIDDIVPGHTGKGADFRLAEMKVDDYPGIYHMVEIPRSDWHLLPKVPRGADSANLDQATEDRLSRAGYIVGQLQRVIFYAPGLKETNWSATAAVLGPDGEEHRWVYLHYFKEGQPSLNWLDPTFAAMRLVIGDALHSLSDLGSGALRLDANGFLGVEKSAEGGPAWSEGHPLSEAANQLIASMVRKVGGFTFQELNLSIDDIRDTQERGADLSYDFVTRPAYHHALATADTEFLRLTMNIARDSRVDTVSLVHALQNHDEMTYELVHFAAVHSADEYTFRRSTITGAELAILIRAELTDRLTGEAGPYNATFTQNGIASTTATVIAASLGFTELAALTPDDIERIKAAHLLLAMYNAWQPGVFALSGWDLVGALTLERSQVADLIREGDTRWIHRSAYDLMDYQPLAHESTSKMPKGRALYGGLPAQLEDPTSFASRLSRILDVRARHGIATARQLDVPAVSHKAMIVMIHDLEHGQQVTVLNFSSEPISGTVLSPTIVPGSVVTDLMTDEVVGEVDDLHSLHVDLAPHEGKALLLVATTTAP encoded by the coding sequence ATGAGCGACAGCCCGCACCAGGAGGGCCCGGAGGTGGAGGACGCAGCCGACGCACCCACACCCGAGGAGCTCAACTACGACGGGCAGTTCTACCCTGCCCGCCCCGCGCGGCTGCGCCCGCGTGGGCGGTTGCGGCTGTTCCCGTGGCAGCGCCGCGTCCGGGGCGACGGTCCGCCTGACGGCTCCAACCCGGCCTACGTCGAGTGGCTCCAGCACGAGTCGATGCTCGCTGACGCCAAGGGTTTCGCCACCCAGTTCACCGGCCAGGGCAGCATGTGGCAGAACCCGTATGCCGACCCGGACCCGCGGGCGGCGATCGAGAAGGCTCCGGTGTGGTTCACGGCCTACCCGATCTCGATGATCACGCGCACCGGGTCGTCCTTCCTGGGGACGCTCGGTGACCCCGACCTGTGGGCGGCCTTCGCCCGCGTGGGGATCTCGGCGGTGCACACCGGGCCCGTCAAGAAGGCCGGCGGCATCTCCGGGTGGGACCTGACCCCCAGCGTGGACGGGCACTTCGACCGCATCTCCACGCAGTTCGACGAGGAGTTCGGCACCGAGGACGAGTTCCGGCTGATGTGTGACGTCGCGACCGAGCACTCCGGCACCGTCATCGACGACATCGTCCCGGGTCACACGGGCAAGGGTGCGGACTTCCGCCTGGCCGAGATGAAGGTCGACGACTACCCCGGCATCTACCACATGGTCGAGATCCCGCGGTCCGACTGGCACCTGTTGCCCAAGGTGCCGCGCGGGGCCGACTCGGCCAACCTCGACCAGGCCACCGAGGACCGCCTGTCGCGGGCGGGCTACATCGTCGGCCAGCTGCAACGGGTGATCTTCTACGCGCCGGGCCTCAAGGAGACCAACTGGTCGGCCACCGCCGCCGTGCTGGGCCCGGACGGCGAGGAGCACCGCTGGGTCTACCTGCACTACTTCAAGGAGGGACAGCCGTCGCTCAACTGGCTCGACCCGACGTTCGCGGCGATGCGGCTCGTGATCGGTGACGCCCTCCACTCCCTGAGCGACCTCGGCAGCGGCGCGCTGCGGCTCGACGCCAACGGGTTCCTCGGGGTCGAGAAGAGCGCCGAGGGTGGGCCGGCCTGGTCGGAGGGGCATCCGCTGTCCGAGGCCGCCAACCAGCTCATCGCCAGCATGGTGCGCAAGGTCGGGGGCTTCACCTTCCAGGAGCTGAACCTCTCGATCGACGACATCCGCGACACGCAGGAGCGCGGTGCAGACCTGTCCTACGACTTCGTCACGCGCCCCGCCTACCACCACGCCCTGGCCACGGCCGACACCGAGTTCCTCCGGCTGACGATGAACATCGCCCGCGACAGTCGGGTCGACACGGTGTCGCTCGTCCACGCCCTGCAGAACCACGACGAGATGACCTACGAGCTGGTGCACTTCGCGGCGGTGCACTCGGCCGACGAGTACACCTTCCGACGGTCGACCATCACCGGTGCCGAGCTGGCCATCCTCATCCGCGCGGAGCTCACGGACCGGCTCACCGGTGAGGCCGGTCCCTACAACGCGACCTTCACGCAGAACGGCATCGCGTCGACGACCGCCACCGTGATCGCCGCGTCGCTGGGCTTCACCGAGCTGGCGGCGCTCACACCCGACGACATCGAGCGCATCAAGGCGGCCCACCTGCTGCTCGCGATGTACAACGCCTGGCAGCCGGGGGTCTTCGCCCTCTCCGGGTGGGACCTCGTCGGTGCCCTCACGCTCGAGCGCAGCCAGGTGGCCGACCTGATCCGTGAGGGCGACACCCGGTGGATCCACCGCTCGGCCTACGACCTCATGGACTACCAACCGCTCGCGCACGAGTCGACGTCGAAGATGCCCAAGGGGCGGGCGCTCTACGGCGGCCTACCGGCTCAGCTCGAGGACCCGACCTCGTTCGCGTCGAGGCTGAGCCGCATCCTCGACGTCCGCGCCCGCCACGGCATCGCCACGGCCCGCCAGCTGGACGTGCCGGCCGTGTCGCACAAGGCCATGATCGTCATGATCCACGACCTGGAGCACGGACAGCAGGTCACGGTGCTCAACTTCTCCAGCGAGCCGATCTCGGGGACGGTGCTCTCCCCCACCATCGTGCCCGGCAGCGTCGTGACCGACCTGATGACCGACGAGGTCGTCGGAGAGGTCGACGACCTGCACAGCCTCCACGTCGACCTCGCCCCGCACGAGGGCAAGGCGCTGCTGCTCGTGGCTACGACCACCGCCCCCTGA
- a CDS encoding EAL domain-containing protein, whose protein sequence is MAPKSAAVLDLVRSGGVRSVYQPIVDLDTGATVAFEALARGPHGHPLERPDRMFDSAREHGCVGELDEACQWSAITSAVAAGLGAPWSLFVNVEPAALDWAMVRTDAAAEAAGVDRQRYRVDLDLPIVVEITERDLSVDPPSLLRFVDRIRGWGGGIALDDVGAERASLALLPLLRPDVIKLDLRVVQERPGREIAEIVAAVDAEAERSGTIVLAEGIETPEHLEHARALGARLGQGWLLGRPGPLPDLSTLPAPAPGAIRVEHRAGLVREDSPFTVAAAHSDPRTARKLLLTEISKHLENEALHLGRSAVVVTALQHVRFFTPRTARRYERLADQVAFAAVLGEDVPTHPLPGVRGGPLHTGDPLLGEWDLAVLGPHFGAALVARDLGDSGPDAERRFEYVLTHDRAVAVAVAAALLSRVTG, encoded by the coding sequence ATGGCTCCGAAGTCCGCCGCGGTGCTGGATCTTGTGCGCTCCGGGGGCGTCCGGTCGGTCTACCAGCCGATCGTCGACCTCGACACCGGTGCCACGGTCGCCTTCGAGGCGCTGGCGCGTGGCCCGCACGGCCACCCCCTCGAGCGCCCCGACCGGATGTTCGACTCGGCGCGGGAGCACGGCTGCGTGGGCGAGCTGGACGAGGCGTGTCAGTGGTCGGCGATCACGTCGGCGGTCGCGGCCGGCCTCGGCGCACCGTGGAGCCTCTTCGTCAACGTCGAACCAGCCGCCCTCGACTGGGCCATGGTGCGGACGGACGCTGCGGCTGAGGCGGCCGGCGTGGATCGACAGCGCTACCGCGTCGACCTCGACCTGCCGATCGTGGTCGAGATCACCGAGCGCGACCTCAGCGTCGACCCCCCGTCGCTGCTGCGCTTCGTCGACCGGATCCGCGGCTGGGGCGGTGGTATCGCCCTGGATGACGTGGGGGCGGAGCGGGCGTCGTTGGCCCTCCTGCCCCTGCTGCGCCCGGATGTCATCAAGCTCGACCTCCGGGTCGTCCAGGAGCGGCCCGGTCGTGAGATCGCGGAGATCGTGGCGGCCGTCGATGCCGAGGCAGAGCGTTCTGGCACCATCGTCCTCGCGGAGGGGATCGAGACGCCCGAGCACCTCGAGCACGCGCGTGCTCTCGGTGCCCGGCTCGGCCAGGGCTGGCTCCTGGGCCGCCCCGGCCCGCTCCCCGACCTGTCCACGCTGCCCGCCCCGGCCCCCGGTGCGATCCGCGTCGAGCACCGGGCCGGGCTGGTCCGCGAGGACTCGCCGTTCACGGTCGCCGCCGCGCACTCGGACCCGCGGACTGCTCGCAAGCTCCTGCTGACCGAGATCAGCAAGCACCTCGAGAACGAGGCCCTGCATCTGGGCCGAAGTGCTGTCGTCGTCACCGCCCTGCAGCACGTGCGCTTCTTCACCCCGAGGACGGCCCGGCGGTATGAGCGCCTGGCCGACCAGGTCGCGTTCGCCGCGGTGCTCGGCGAGGACGTGCCCACTCATCCGCTGCCCGGCGTGCGCGGCGGTCCTCTCCACACCGGCGACCCTCTCCTCGGCGAGTGGGACCTCGCGGTGCTCGGTCCCCACTTCGGGGCAGCGCTGGTCGCCCGAGACCTGGGCGACAGCGGACCCGACGCGGAGCGCCGCTTCGAGTACGTCCTGACCCACGACCGCGCCGTGGCCGTCGCCGTCGCCGCCGCCCTCCTCTCCCGCGTCACCGGATAG
- a CDS encoding formylglycine-generating enzyme family protein, producing the protein MTGCCTPDRHQSLGTETAAGPGPAVAPGAPPAPRTPAAITRLLASGELRPGSPPDDLVDVPAGAFRMGSEAEHAITADGEGPVRLVTTAAYRIAAATVTNEQFAEFVDHTGYLTEAQTYGWSFVFAGLLGPRDEPHVVPGTVPGAPWWRAVRGATWCTPTGPDSGVDDRLDHPVVHVTWEDASAYCRWRGLRLPTEAEWERAARGGLDQATYPWGDDLVPPGGRRMNVWQGSFPDADTAGTAPVTAYQPNALGLWNTTGNVWEWTADWFSPRWHRAAKPQTRHDPRGPSLGTGRVVRGGSYLCHASYCHRYRVSARTQTTPDSSLGHTGFRVVADGVGP; encoded by the coding sequence GTGACCGGCTGCTGCACTCCCGACCGCCACCAGAGCCTCGGCACCGAGACGGCAGCTGGCCCGGGTCCTGCGGTGGCGCCCGGGGCGCCCCCTGCGCCGCGCACCCCGGCCGCGATCACCCGGCTCCTCGCCTCGGGTGAGCTGCGGCCGGGCAGTCCGCCCGACGACCTCGTGGACGTGCCCGCAGGGGCCTTCCGGATGGGGAGCGAGGCCGAGCACGCGATCACCGCCGACGGCGAGGGACCGGTCCGGCTCGTCACCACCGCCGCCTACCGGATCGCCGCCGCCACGGTGACCAACGAGCAGTTCGCCGAGTTCGTCGACCACACCGGCTACCTCACCGAGGCACAGACCTATGGCTGGTCCTTCGTCTTCGCCGGGCTGCTCGGGCCCCGGGACGAGCCGCACGTCGTGCCGGGGACGGTGCCCGGCGCTCCCTGGTGGCGAGCCGTGCGCGGAGCCACCTGGTGCACCCCCACCGGCCCGGACTCCGGGGTCGACGACCGGCTCGACCATCCCGTCGTCCACGTCACCTGGGAGGACGCCTCGGCCTACTGCCGATGGCGGGGGCTGCGCCTGCCCACCGAGGCGGAGTGGGAACGGGCCGCCCGCGGAGGTCTCGACCAGGCGACCTACCCGTGGGGGGACGACCTCGTCCCGCCAGGCGGGCGCCGCATGAACGTCTGGCAGGGCTCGTTCCCTGACGCCGACACCGCGGGCACAGCGCCGGTGACGGCGTACCAGCCCAACGCCCTGGGTCTGTGGAACACCACGGGCAACGTCTGGGAGTGGACGGCCGACTGGTTCTCTCCACGGTGGCACCGGGCCGCCAAACCGCAGACCAGGCACGACCCGCGGGGCCCGTCACTGGGCACCGGGCGCGTGGTCCGTGGGGGTTCCTACCTGTGCCACGCGTCCTACTGTCACCGATACCGGGTCTCGGCCCGCACCCAGACCACCCCGGACTCGTCGCTGGGGCACACCGGGTTCCGGGTCGTAGCCGACGGTGTCGGCCCCTGA
- a CDS encoding prepilin peptidase, with translation MSSAPLLLLFGALGLVIGSFLNVVIHRVPRGESLVLPPSHCPSCDAPIRRRHNVPVWGWLSLRGRCADCGARISARYPLVEVGTATLFVALAWRLDQLGLVSALPAYLTFAALGVALGAIDLDCRRLPNVLVLPSYPVLGALLAVSAGVDGDWWPLARAGLGAGAMLALYAVLVAAYPGGMGAGDLKLAGVLGLVLGYLSVAALLVGAAAGFVFGAVVGVLLMATGAASRKTAIPFGPFMIGGAVFAIFAADTIAAVYPH, from the coding sequence ATGTCGAGTGCGCCCCTCCTGCTCCTCTTTGGAGCACTGGGCCTGGTCATCGGGTCGTTCCTCAATGTCGTGATCCACCGGGTGCCCCGCGGCGAGTCGCTGGTGCTGCCGCCCTCTCACTGCCCCTCCTGCGACGCGCCCATCCGCCGGCGGCACAACGTGCCGGTGTGGGGATGGCTCTCCCTGCGGGGGCGCTGCGCCGACTGCGGTGCACGGATCAGTGCGCGCTACCCGCTGGTGGAGGTGGGCACCGCGACCCTGTTCGTGGCGCTGGCCTGGCGGCTGGACCAGCTCGGGCTCGTCAGCGCCCTCCCCGCCTACCTCACCTTCGCCGCCCTGGGCGTCGCTCTGGGCGCCATCGACCTCGACTGCCGGAGGTTGCCCAACGTGCTGGTCCTGCCGTCCTACCCCGTGCTGGGCGCGCTGCTCGCGGTCTCGGCAGGGGTCGACGGGGACTGGTGGCCCCTCGCCCGTGCCGGCCTCGGCGCCGGAGCCATGCTGGCCCTGTATGCAGTGCTCGTCGCGGCCTACCCCGGCGGGATGGGCGCCGGCGACCTGAAGCTGGCGGGGGTGCTCGGTCTCGTGCTCGGCTACCTGTCGGTGGCTGCCCTGCTGGTGGGGGCGGCCGCGGGGTTCGTCTTCGGCGCCGTGGTCGGCGTGCTCCTGATGGCGACGGGCGCCGCCAGCCGCAAGACCGCGATCCCCTTCGGACCCTTCATGATCGGTGGCGCGGTCTTCGCGATCTTCGCGGCAGACACCATCGCTGCGGTCTATCCGCACTGA
- a CDS encoding amidohydrolase family protein, which translates to MTGPATPCPPAARLALTGRVVAPDGVLEHGVVVVEGDRVLWAGVAAEVPGPLRGGRVPAGWVPGRTILPGLVDTHCHGGAGGEFGPYAEGARKAVEHHHRSGSTSVVGSLVSNTPARLLAGVATCAGLVRDGQLAGVHLEGPFLSIARRGAQNRDVLTDVDPALLGALVEAAAEAGAERAIVQMTYAPERPGGAGLPRLLAHQSIVPAVGHTDSDVDTARAALRLGREVAPRGGRPLVTHVFNAMPPLHHRDPGPVAACLERGAAGDAVLEVVGDGVHLDAGTVRMLFEVVGAQGLDLVTDAMAATGMADGPSSLGGQDVLVSAGTARLAEGGSLAGGVSTLLDVVRWCVEEAGVSLADAVTAAATTPSRTLGLDDVGRLAPGTFADLVVVDGDLRPLSVMRRGAWL; encoded by the coding sequence GTGACCGGCCCCGCCACACCCTGTCCGCCCGCGGCCCGCCTCGCGCTCACCGGGCGGGTGGTGGCCCCCGACGGCGTGCTCGAGCACGGGGTCGTGGTCGTCGAGGGCGACCGGGTGCTGTGGGCGGGGGTCGCCGCCGAGGTGCCCGGGCCACTGCGCGGAGGGCGGGTCCCCGCGGGCTGGGTGCCGGGCCGCACGATCCTGCCCGGCCTGGTCGACACGCACTGCCACGGGGGCGCGGGGGGCGAGTTCGGCCCGTATGCCGAGGGCGCGCGGAAGGCCGTGGAACACCACCACAGGTCAGGAAGCACCAGTGTCGTCGGCAGCCTGGTGTCGAACACCCCGGCGCGGCTGCTCGCCGGAGTCGCCACCTGCGCCGGCCTCGTGCGGGACGGCCAGCTCGCCGGCGTGCACCTCGAGGGGCCCTTCCTGTCGATCGCTCGGCGCGGTGCACAGAACCGCGACGTGCTCACCGACGTCGACCCGGCCCTGCTGGGTGCGCTCGTCGAGGCCGCCGCAGAGGCCGGCGCCGAGAGAGCGATCGTGCAGATGACCTACGCCCCCGAGCGCCCCGGTGGGGCCGGGCTACCGCGTCTGCTGGCGCACCAGAGCATCGTGCCGGCCGTCGGGCACACCGACAGCGACGTCGACACCGCCCGGGCCGCACTGCGTCTCGGGCGAGAGGTCGCACCCCGCGGAGGACGACCACTGGTGACCCACGTCTTCAACGCCATGCCGCCCCTGCACCACCGCGACCCGGGCCCGGTCGCTGCCTGCCTCGAGCGGGGTGCCGCGGGCGATGCCGTGCTCGAGGTCGTCGGGGACGGCGTGCACCTCGACGCCGGCACGGTGCGGATGCTCTTCGAGGTCGTCGGCGCCCAGGGGCTCGACCTCGTGACCGACGCGATGGCGGCCACCGGGATGGCCGACGGCCCCTCGTCGCTCGGGGGCCAGGACGTCCTCGTCTCCGCCGGGACGGCCCGACTCGCCGAGGGCGGTTCCCTCGCCGGTGGGGTGTCCACCCTGCTCGACGTCGTCCGCTGGTGCGTCGAGGAGGCCGGGGTCTCGCTGGCGGATGCCGTCACGGCCGCCGCCACCACCCCGTCGCGCACGCTGGGTCTCGATGACGTCGGGCGCCTGGCCCCCGGGACCTTCGCCGACCTGGTGGTGGTCGACGGCGACCTTCGCCCCCTCAGCGTCATGCGCCGGGGCGCCTGGCTCTGA